The proteins below come from a single Plantactinospora sp. KBS50 genomic window:
- the pgm gene encoding phosphoglucomutase (alpha-D-glucose-1,6-bisphosphate-dependent): MAHPRAGTPAEPGDLVDVPRLVTAYFTGHPDPADPAQQVAFGTSGHRGSSLDNAFNSDHIVAISQAVCDYRAANGVDGPLFLARDTHALSEPATVDAVEVFAGNGVTVLLDSRDGYTPTPALSHAILTHNRGRDTGLADGVVLTPSHNPPADGGYKYNPTNGGPADTDVTRWIQDRANELLRDGLRGVRRIPYARARAAETTGSYDFLGRYVDDLPAAVSLDAVRAAGVRIGADPLGGASVAYWGQIAERHRLDLTVVNPLVDPTWRFMTLDTDGKIRMDCSSPNAMASLIGQRDRFQVATGNDADADRHGIVTPDAGLMNPNHYLAVAISYLFANRAGWPAGAGIGKTLVSSSMIDRVAADLGRRLVEVPVGFKWFVPGLLDGSVGFGGEESAGASFLRHDGGVWTTDKDGILLCLLASEIIGVTGRTPSEHYAELVSRFGDPAYARIDAPAGRQEKAVLGRLSPDQVTATELAGEPITATLTRAPGNDAAIGGLKVTTESGWFAARPSGTEDVYKIYAESFRGRDHLTRIQEEARDLVTEVLKRA, encoded by the coding sequence ATGGCCCATCCCCGCGCCGGAACGCCCGCCGAGCCGGGCGACCTCGTCGACGTACCCCGGCTGGTCACCGCCTACTTCACCGGGCACCCCGACCCGGCGGACCCGGCGCAGCAGGTGGCGTTCGGCACCTCCGGGCACCGCGGGTCGAGCCTGGACAACGCCTTCAACTCCGACCACATCGTCGCCATCAGCCAGGCGGTCTGCGACTACCGCGCGGCCAACGGGGTGGACGGGCCGCTGTTCCTGGCCCGGGACACGCACGCACTGTCCGAGCCGGCCACGGTCGACGCCGTCGAGGTGTTCGCCGGCAACGGCGTCACGGTGCTGCTGGACAGCCGGGACGGCTACACCCCCACGCCCGCCCTGTCGCACGCCATCCTCACCCACAACCGGGGCCGGGACACCGGGCTCGCCGACGGCGTGGTGCTGACCCCCTCGCACAACCCGCCGGCCGACGGCGGGTACAAGTACAACCCCACCAACGGCGGCCCGGCCGACACCGACGTCACCCGGTGGATCCAGGACCGGGCCAACGAACTGCTCCGGGACGGCCTGCGCGGGGTGCGGCGGATCCCGTACGCCCGGGCGCGCGCCGCCGAGACCACCGGCTCGTACGACTTCCTCGGCCGGTACGTCGACGACCTGCCCGCCGCGGTGTCCCTGGACGCCGTACGGGCGGCCGGGGTGCGCATCGGGGCCGACCCGCTCGGCGGCGCCAGCGTGGCCTACTGGGGCCAGATCGCCGAGCGGCACCGGCTGGACCTCACCGTGGTCAACCCGTTGGTCGACCCGACCTGGCGGTTCATGACGCTGGACACCGACGGCAAGATCCGGATGGACTGCTCGTCGCCGAACGCGATGGCCTCGCTGATCGGCCAGCGGGACCGGTTCCAGGTGGCCACCGGCAACGACGCCGACGCCGACCGGCACGGCATCGTCACCCCGGACGCCGGGCTGATGAACCCCAACCACTACCTCGCGGTGGCGATCTCCTACCTGTTCGCCAACCGGGCCGGCTGGCCGGCCGGCGCCGGCATCGGCAAGACGCTGGTCTCCTCGTCCATGATCGACCGGGTGGCGGCCGACCTGGGCCGCCGGCTGGTCGAGGTGCCGGTGGGGTTCAAGTGGTTCGTGCCCGGCCTGCTCGACGGCTCGGTCGGCTTCGGCGGCGAGGAGAGCGCCGGCGCGTCGTTCCTGCGCCACGACGGCGGGGTCTGGACCACCGACAAGGACGGCATCCTGCTCTGCCTGCTCGCCTCCGAGATCATCGGTGTGACCGGGCGCACCCCCAGCGAGCACTACGCCGAACTGGTGTCCCGGTTCGGCGACCCCGCGTACGCCCGGATCGACGCCCCGGCCGGCCGCCAGGAGAAGGCGGTGCTCGGCCGGCTGTCGCCGGACCAGGTCACTGCCACCGAGCTGGCCGGCGAGCCGATCACCGCGACGCTGACCCGGGCGCCGGGCAACGACGCGGCGATCGGCGGGCTGAAGGTGACCACCGAGTCGGGCTGGTTCGCGGCCCGCCCGTCCGGCACCGAGGACGTCTACAAGATCTACGCGGAGTCGTTCCGCGGCCGTGACCACCTGACCCGGATCCAGGAGGAGGCCCGGGACCTGGTCACCGAGGTGCTCAAGCGGGCCTGA
- a CDS encoding glycosyltransferase codes for MRASDGDRSPSTPLGILLIDHPVQYFAPGLRLLARQPGLRTRTYYGRVSLDGAYDPGFGRRVRWSTDLYSGYDWWTPRGGRWRSWLGTLRGLRRDRPDVLLSFGWTSRVCRAAFLYALVTRTPILFFSDANIRDPRPLGWRGRLRRRLLRVAFRQAAGALAVGPANHAFYLAHGVPPERLYPGVDSADVDLFFAAADRRRRTPGHRRADGPFVIGYVGKFIAVKAVHDLIEAVARLGPGIAWELWLVGDGPLRAELTALVARLGLTGRVRMFGFRNTDEVPDLVAQLDVLVLPSHVEPRGLVAVEALAAGVPPVVSSVTGVWGPGDTVEHEVSGLVYPVGDVEALVGSLRRLIEDPGLRQRFVAAGRNRAAVQGPQAFAATVAAALRTVAARRAGRPAGSGTPAPIGAGVERR; via the coding sequence ATGCGAGCATCCGACGGTGACCGGTCGCCGAGCACGCCCCTGGGCATCCTGCTGATCGATCACCCGGTGCAGTATTTCGCGCCGGGACTGCGGCTGCTCGCCCGGCAGCCGGGGCTGCGTACCAGGACCTACTACGGGCGGGTCTCGCTCGACGGCGCGTACGACCCGGGATTCGGCCGGCGGGTGCGCTGGAGCACCGACCTGTACTCCGGATACGACTGGTGGACGCCGCGGGGCGGTCGCTGGCGGTCCTGGCTGGGCACCCTGCGGGGGCTGCGCCGGGACCGGCCCGACGTGCTGCTGAGCTTCGGCTGGACGAGCCGGGTCTGCCGGGCGGCCTTCCTGTACGCGCTGGTCACCCGGACCCCGATCCTGTTCTTCTCGGACGCGAACATCCGGGATCCGCGCCCGTTGGGCTGGCGGGGCCGGCTGCGCCGCCGGCTGCTGCGGGTGGCCTTCCGGCAGGCGGCCGGCGCGCTGGCGGTGGGGCCGGCGAACCACGCCTTCTACCTGGCCCACGGCGTCCCGCCGGAGCGGCTGTACCCGGGCGTCGACTCGGCGGACGTCGACCTCTTCTTCGCGGCGGCCGACCGGCGGCGCCGGACGCCGGGCCACCGCCGGGCGGACGGTCCGTTCGTGATCGGGTACGTGGGCAAGTTCATCGCGGTCAAGGCCGTGCACGACCTGATCGAGGCGGTCGCCCGGCTCGGACCGGGCATCGCCTGGGAACTCTGGCTGGTCGGCGACGGGCCGCTGCGCGCCGAGCTGACCGCGCTGGTGGCCCGGCTGGGGCTGACCGGGCGGGTGCGGATGTTCGGCTTCCGCAACACCGACGAGGTGCCCGACCTGGTCGCGCAGCTCGACGTGCTGGTGCTGCCGTCCCACGTCGAGCCGCGCGGCCTGGTGGCGGTGGAGGCCCTCGCGGCCGGGGTGCCGCCGGTGGTCAGCTCGGTGACCGGCGTGTGGGGGCCGGGCGACACGGTCGAGCACGAGGTCAGCGGCCTGGTCTATCCGGTGGGCGACGTCGAGGCGCTGGTCGGCAGCCTCCGCCGGCTGATCGAGGACCCGGGGCTGCGGCAACGGTTCGTCGCGGCGGGTCGCAACCGGGCGGCCGTGCAGGGGCCGCAGGCGTTCGCCGCGACGGTGGCCGCCGCGCTGCGGACGGTCGCTGCCCGCCGCGCCGGCCGACCGGCCGGCTCCGGGACGCCGGCCCCGATCGGCGCGGGCGTCGAACGGCGCTGA
- a CDS encoding FkbM family methyltransferase encodes MTSAPHRAAALAVDTLCGMVGRRQTVRVARFALNRARLDLPNSPDCNGEHALQRWVLAATPPDRPCTVFDVGANVGAWSLALLRTSGELGRPEPPRIHAFEPTSATFETLRGRLPAGVRANRLALSDDAGERRMFIVAPGSGRNSLQPVDDAPVTATEGVATDTVDGYVRANGIERIDLLKIDTEGHDFTVLLGARGCLAERRIALAQFEYNHRWVYARRFLKDVFDLVRPYGYRIGKLTPRGVESYPGWDADLETFVESNYVLGTEAALAVLPQVSWWKSGRR; translated from the coding sequence ATGACGTCTGCCCCGCATCGAGCGGCGGCGCTGGCCGTGGACACCCTGTGCGGGATGGTGGGGAGACGGCAGACCGTGCGGGTGGCCCGGTTCGCGCTCAACCGTGCCCGGCTCGACCTGCCGAACTCCCCGGACTGCAACGGCGAGCACGCGCTGCAACGCTGGGTGCTCGCGGCCACGCCCCCGGACCGGCCGTGCACGGTCTTCGACGTCGGGGCCAACGTCGGCGCGTGGTCGCTCGCGCTGCTGCGCACCTCGGGCGAGCTGGGCCGCCCGGAGCCACCGCGGATCCACGCCTTCGAACCGACCTCGGCCACCTTCGAGACGCTGCGCGGCCGGCTGCCCGCCGGGGTACGGGCCAACCGGCTCGCCCTCTCCGACGACGCCGGGGAGCGCCGGATGTTCATCGTGGCCCCCGGCTCCGGGCGCAACTCGTTGCAGCCGGTCGACGACGCCCCGGTCACCGCCACCGAGGGGGTCGCCACGGACACCGTGGACGGCTACGTCCGGGCCAACGGGATCGAGCGGATCGACCTGCTCAAGATCGACACCGAGGGGCACGACTTCACCGTGCTGCTCGGCGCCCGGGGCTGCCTGGCCGAACGCCGGATCGCGCTGGCCCAGTTCGAGTACAACCACCGCTGGGTGTACGCGCGGCGCTTCCTCAAGGACGTCTTCGACCTCGTCCGGCCGTACGGGTACCGGATCGGCAAGCTGACCCCCCGCGGGGTGGAGAGCTATCCGGGCTGGGACGCCGACCTGGAGACGTTCGTCGAGAGCAACTACGTGCTGGGTACGGAGGCGGCGCTGGCCGTGCTGCCCCAGGTCTCCTGGTGGAAGTCCGGGCGGAGGTGA
- a CDS encoding NAD(+)/NADH kinase: MRYNRLGLVLHPTRDVAAIVTMILDWAHGHQVEILVDRQQRHRVPDGVLPADPAMLVNECDSLISIGGDGTMLGALRMTVDRPKPVMGVHLGQLGFLVEVDPPELPRALDRLATHDFTIEPRSCLRCAVCEERVVAFNDIALARQPGEGFVNATLAVDGQEYGYYRCDSLVISTPAGSTAYSYAAGGPLISPATEAVVMTPSAPMAGISRSVVLSPAERIRVHLREDSGRVAVEVDGHVVRHVEGGGELEVGFQRGAGQVVRFDPRRYRERSQLKLSLLDLPLLPEQLRELLPETLRRQAAPHRQDIPPD; the protein is encoded by the coding sequence ATGCGGTACAACCGGCTCGGCCTCGTCCTGCACCCCACCCGGGATGTCGCCGCCATCGTGACCATGATCCTCGACTGGGCGCACGGGCATCAGGTGGAGATCCTGGTGGACCGGCAGCAGCGACACCGGGTGCCGGACGGGGTGCTGCCGGCCGACCCGGCCATGCTGGTGAACGAGTGCGACTCCCTGATCAGCATCGGCGGCGACGGGACGATGCTCGGCGCGCTGCGGATGACGGTGGACCGGCCCAAGCCGGTGATGGGCGTGCACCTGGGCCAGCTCGGCTTCCTGGTCGAGGTGGACCCGCCGGAGCTGCCCCGGGCGCTGGACCGGTTGGCCACGCACGACTTCACCATCGAGCCGCGCAGCTGCCTGCGCTGCGCGGTCTGCGAGGAGCGGGTGGTGGCCTTCAACGACATCGCCCTCGCCCGGCAGCCGGGCGAGGGCTTCGTGAACGCCACGCTGGCCGTGGACGGCCAGGAGTACGGCTACTACCGGTGCGACTCGCTGGTGATCAGCACCCCGGCCGGCTCCACCGCGTACAGCTACGCGGCGGGCGGCCCACTGATCTCGCCGGCCACCGAGGCGGTGGTGATGACCCCGTCGGCGCCGATGGCCGGGATCAGCCGGTCGGTGGTGCTCTCCCCCGCCGAGCGGATCCGGGTGCACCTGCGGGAGGACAGCGGCCGGGTGGCCGTCGAGGTGGACGGGCACGTCGTACGGCACGTCGAGGGCGGCGGGGAGCTGGAGGTGGGGTTCCAGCGCGGCGCCGGTCAGGTGGTGCGCTTCGACCCGCGCCGGTACCGGGAGCGCAGCCAGCTCAAGCTCAGCCTGCTGGACCTGCCGCTGCTGCCCGAGCAGTTGCGGGAGCTGCTGCCGGAGACGCTGCGCCGGCAGGCCGCACCGCACCGGCAGGACATCCCGCCGGACTGA
- the glgA gene encoding glycogen synthase, producing the protein MTDPTAPTGSAAGSAGSEAARLRVDLLTREYPPQVYGGAGVHVEYLARELRELAHVRVHCFGAHRTEPGVSAYHDPPGLAGTNAALRTMGIDLEMAAAAAGTDVVHSHTWYANLAGHVAKLLHGVPHVATVHSLEPLRPWKAEQLGGGYALSSWCERTALEAADAVIAVSAGMAQDVRAAYPAVDPDRIHVVHNGIDTRQYAPDPDTDVLERLGIDPSRPSVVYVGRITRQKGLPYLLRAARCLPADTQLVLLAGAPDTPEIAAEVEGLVDELRASRQGVVWVAEMLPKHEVIQVLTHSTVFVCPSVYEPMGIVNLEAMACETAVVATATGGIPEVVEDGVTGLLVPIDQATDGSGTPLDPDRFVADLAEAIGALLADPDRTAGFGRAGRRRAIEHFSWDAIAARTLAVYRSVLG; encoded by the coding sequence GTGACCGATCCCACCGCACCCACCGGTTCCGCCGCAGGCAGCGCCGGTTCCGAGGCCGCCCGGCTGCGCGTCGACCTGCTCACCCGGGAGTACCCGCCGCAGGTGTACGGCGGCGCCGGCGTGCACGTCGAGTACCTGGCCCGGGAACTGCGGGAACTCGCCCACGTCCGGGTGCACTGCTTCGGCGCGCACCGCACCGAGCCGGGCGTCAGCGCGTACCACGATCCGCCCGGCCTGGCCGGCACGAACGCCGCGCTGCGGACCATGGGCATCGACCTGGAGATGGCCGCGGCGGCCGCCGGCACCGACGTGGTGCACAGCCACACCTGGTACGCGAACCTCGCCGGGCATGTGGCCAAGCTGCTGCACGGCGTGCCGCACGTGGCCACCGTGCACAGCCTGGAGCCGCTGCGGCCGTGGAAGGCCGAGCAGCTCGGCGGCGGGTACGCGCTGTCGTCCTGGTGCGAGCGGACCGCGCTGGAGGCCGCGGACGCGGTGATCGCGGTCTCGGCCGGGATGGCCCAGGACGTCCGGGCCGCCTACCCGGCGGTCGACCCGGACCGCATCCACGTGGTGCACAACGGCATCGACACCCGGCAGTACGCCCCGGACCCCGACACCGACGTGCTGGAGCGGCTGGGCATCGACCCGTCCCGGCCGAGCGTGGTGTACGTGGGACGGATCACCCGGCAGAAGGGGCTGCCGTACCTGCTGCGGGCGGCCCGCTGCCTGCCCGCCGACACCCAACTGGTGCTGCTGGCCGGCGCCCCGGACACCCCGGAGATCGCGGCCGAGGTCGAGGGTCTGGTCGACGAGCTGCGCGCCAGCCGGCAGGGCGTGGTCTGGGTGGCCGAGATGCTGCCCAAGCACGAGGTGATCCAGGTGCTCACGCACAGCACGGTCTTCGTCTGCCCGTCGGTGTACGAGCCGATGGGCATCGTGAACCTGGAGGCGATGGCCTGCGAGACCGCCGTGGTGGCGACCGCGACGGGCGGCATCCCGGAGGTGGTCGAGGACGGCGTGACCGGGCTGCTGGTGCCGATCGACCAGGCCACCGACGGTTCCGGCACCCCCCTGGATCCGGACCGGTTCGTGGCCGACCTGGCGGAGGCGATCGGCGCGCTGCTGGCCGACCCGGACCGCACCGCCGGGTTCGGCCGGGCCGGCCGGCGGCGGGCCATCGAGCACTTCTCCTGGGACGCCATCGCGGCCCGCACCCTGGCGGTGTACAGGTCGGTCCTCGGCTGA
- a CDS encoding glycosyltransferase family 4 protein has translation MNPAHGPARIALLSHGLDRGGGVPGVARWLLDGLRGAGHPVDLYDLAVSRADETSRRLLAPGSWSRRSLRDSRSAPLPHEHWGGNAVELEIMRYRPRRELTRALRGYDLIQVVAGAPAWAAPALPAGRPVVLQVASTVRWERATPTAAAPGPARALRQGMTALTSRLERRVLRRVAAVLAENRPMFEHVRRHGQPRVRLAPPGIDVDVFTPHPAGWRARGPLLSVCRLNDPRKGLERMIRGYAQLRRLVGADRCPPLVLAGRDRPAQTVLRLIDRFGLTETVLIRSDVPPAALPALYRDASVFLQTSYEEGLGLAVLEAMASGLPVVSTDSAGSRQLVRTGSTGWLVPQHPEADVPGLVADRAAQLLTGRGGEFGAQGRAFCVEHYSTKRTLDRFLETYDEVLTAGAGGPTGSARWHRPRANGGEAT, from the coding sequence ATGAACCCGGCGCACGGGCCGGCCCGGATCGCGCTGCTGAGTCACGGGCTGGACCGCGGCGGCGGCGTACCGGGGGTGGCCCGCTGGCTGCTCGACGGGCTCCGCGGCGCCGGCCACCCCGTCGACCTGTACGACCTGGCGGTCTCCCGCGCCGACGAGACCAGCCGCCGGCTGCTGGCCCCGGGATCCTGGTCCCGGCGCAGCCTGCGGGACAGCCGCTCGGCGCCGCTGCCGCACGAGCACTGGGGCGGCAACGCCGTCGAGCTGGAGATCATGCGGTACCGGCCGCGCCGCGAGCTGACCCGGGCGCTGCGCGGGTACGACCTGATCCAGGTGGTCGCCGGCGCACCGGCCTGGGCCGCCCCGGCGCTGCCGGCGGGCCGGCCGGTGGTCCTCCAGGTGGCCAGCACGGTGCGCTGGGAGCGGGCCACCCCGACGGCGGCCGCGCCCGGCCCCGCCCGGGCGCTGCGCCAGGGGATGACCGCGCTGACCAGCCGGCTGGAGCGGCGGGTGCTGCGCCGGGTGGCCGCGGTGCTGGCCGAGAACCGGCCGATGTTCGAGCACGTCCGCCGGCACGGGCAACCCCGGGTCCGGCTCGCGCCGCCCGGCATCGACGTGGACGTCTTCACGCCGCACCCCGCGGGCTGGCGCGCCCGCGGGCCGCTGCTGTCGGTCTGCCGGCTGAACGACCCGCGCAAGGGCCTGGAGCGGATGATCCGCGGGTACGCCCAGCTACGCCGGCTGGTGGGCGCCGACCGCTGCCCCCCGCTGGTACTCGCCGGCCGGGACCGGCCGGCGCAGACGGTGCTGCGGCTGATCGACCGGTTCGGTCTCACCGAAACGGTGTTGATCCGCAGCGACGTGCCACCGGCCGCCCTCCCGGCGCTCTACCGCGACGCGTCGGTGTTCCTGCAGACCTCGTACGAGGAGGGCCTCGGGCTGGCGGTGCTGGAGGCGATGGCCAGCGGCCTGCCGGTGGTCTCGACCGACTCGGCGGGCAGCCGGCAACTGGTCCGCACCGGTTCGACCGGGTGGCTGGTGCCGCAGCACCCCGAGGCCGACGTACCCGGGCTGGTCGCGGACCGGGCGGCGCAGCTGCTGACCGGGCGGGGCGGCGAGTTCGGCGCCCAGGGCCGCGCGTTCTGCGTCGAGCACTACTCCACGAAACGGACGCTGGACCGGTTCCTGGAGACGTACGACGAGGTGTTGACCGCCGGAGCGGGCGGACCGACCGGGTCGGCCCGGTGGCACCGGCCCCGGGCCAACGGAGGGGAAGCAACATGA
- a CDS encoding sulfotransferase → MLYIGGMGRSGSTLVERILGATPGVCGLGEVAQIWQRLGRDDVCSCGRLLSACDFWSAVGAEAFGGWHTVDLDRMSEQQSRLEALRMQPRLAGSRLPPELRAVIQRHAEHYARIYRAASAVSGSEVIVDSSKFSGLAFCLRWLPDLDLRVVHLVRDPRGVAFSFAKRVKQPPRDGCDEMPRLAPARSAMYWAVQNSAFGLMAWSCRRTAGRGADGPAPVRLCRLRYEDFVADPAAGLRTLADFAGVQPSAVELSDLDAGRVRLDLSHSVAGNPMRFVAGDIRLRADEAWRTGLVPRQRFAVTAICAPWLARYGYLGSGRPAARAVAGAQPAPR, encoded by the coding sequence GTGCTCTACATCGGCGGCATGGGCCGCAGCGGAAGCACCCTGGTGGAGCGCATTCTCGGAGCGACCCCCGGCGTCTGCGGGCTGGGCGAGGTCGCCCAGATCTGGCAGCGGCTCGGGCGGGACGACGTCTGCTCGTGCGGCCGGCTGCTGTCGGCCTGCGACTTCTGGTCGGCCGTCGGCGCGGAGGCGTTCGGCGGCTGGCACACCGTCGACCTGGACCGGATGTCCGAGCAGCAGAGCCGGCTGGAGGCGCTGCGCATGCAGCCGCGGCTCGCCGGCTCCCGCCTGCCGCCCGAACTGCGCGCGGTCATCCAGCGGCACGCCGAGCACTACGCCCGGATCTACCGGGCCGCCTCGGCGGTCTCCGGATCCGAGGTGATCGTCGACTCGTCCAAGTTCTCCGGCCTGGCGTTCTGCCTGCGCTGGCTGCCGGACCTGGACCTGCGGGTGGTGCACCTGGTCCGGGACCCGCGCGGGGTGGCGTTCTCGTTCGCCAAGCGGGTGAAGCAACCGCCGCGGGACGGCTGCGACGAGATGCCCCGGCTCGCCCCCGCGCGCTCGGCGATGTACTGGGCCGTGCAGAACTCGGCGTTCGGCCTGATGGCCTGGTCCTGCCGGCGTACCGCCGGGCGCGGTGCGGACGGCCCGGCGCCGGTGCGGCTGTGCCGGCTGCGGTACGAGGACTTCGTCGCGGACCCGGCGGCCGGGCTGCGGACGCTGGCCGACTTCGCCGGGGTGCAACCCAGCGCCGTCGAGCTGTCCGACCTGGACGCCGGCCGGGTCCGGCTGGACCTGTCGCACAGCGTGGCCGGCAACCCGATGCGGTTCGTCGCCGGTGACATCCGGTTGCGCGCCGACGAGGCGTGGCGCACGGGCCTGGTGCCGCGGCAACGGTTCGCGGTCACCGCCATCTGCGCGCCCTGGCTCGCCCGGTACGGCTACCTCGGGTCCGGCCGTCCGGCCGCTCGTGCGGTGGCCGGGGCGCAGCCGGCGCCGCGATGA
- the glgC gene encoding glucose-1-phosphate adenylyltransferase yields MAPKVLAIVLAGGEGKRLMPLTADRAKPAVPFGGMYRMIDFVLSNLANAGFLKIVVLTQYKSHSLDRHITKTWRMSNLLGNYVAPVPAQQRRGPWWFAGSADAIYQSFNLINDEQPDHVIVFGADHIYRMDPRQMLEHHIASGAGVTVAGIRQPLSQADQFGVIEVGGDGQQIRAFREKPTDAVGLPDAPDEIYASMGNYIFSTKGLCEAVEVDANDKTSKHDMGGSIIPMLVERGEANVYDFRENDVPGSTDRDRGYWRDVGTLDSFYDAHMDLISIHPVFNLYNTQWPIYTDYPPWPPAKFVHGWQERVGRAVGSMVSPGVVISGSLVENSVVSPNVRVHSWAHVEGSVLMEGVEIGRHAVVRNAILDKNVIVPEGAEIGVDLDRDRQRYTVSRNGIVVIGKGQRIED; encoded by the coding sequence ATGGCTCCCAAGGTCCTCGCGATCGTGCTGGCCGGCGGGGAGGGCAAGCGACTCATGCCCCTCACCGCGGACCGCGCGAAGCCGGCTGTCCCGTTCGGCGGTATGTACCGCATGATCGATTTTGTGCTCTCCAACCTGGCGAACGCCGGTTTTCTCAAGATCGTCGTGTTGACCCAGTACAAGTCGCATTCGCTGGACCGGCACATCACGAAGACCTGGCGGATGTCCAACCTGCTGGGCAACTACGTCGCGCCGGTACCGGCCCAGCAGCGCCGCGGCCCGTGGTGGTTCGCCGGCTCCGCGGACGCCATCTACCAGAGCTTCAACCTCATCAACGACGAGCAGCCCGACCACGTGATCGTCTTCGGGGCCGACCACATCTACCGGATGGATCCGCGGCAGATGCTGGAGCACCACATCGCCTCCGGCGCCGGCGTCACGGTGGCCGGCATCCGGCAGCCGCTGAGCCAGGCCGACCAGTTCGGGGTGATCGAGGTCGGCGGGGACGGCCAGCAGATCCGCGCGTTCCGGGAGAAGCCGACCGACGCCGTCGGGCTGCCCGACGCGCCGGACGAGATCTACGCCTCGATGGGCAACTACATCTTCAGCACCAAGGGGCTGTGCGAGGCCGTCGAGGTGGACGCCAACGACAAGACCAGCAAGCACGACATGGGCGGCAGCATCATCCCGATGCTGGTCGAGCGGGGCGAGGCGAACGTCTACGACTTCCGGGAGAACGACGTACCGGGCAGCACCGACCGGGACCGCGGCTACTGGCGCGACGTCGGGACGCTGGACTCGTTCTACGACGCGCACATGGACCTGATCTCGATCCACCCGGTCTTCAACCTGTACAACACCCAGTGGCCGATCTACACCGACTACCCGCCGTGGCCGCCGGCCAAGTTCGTGCACGGCTGGCAGGAGCGGGTCGGCCGCGCGGTCGGCTCGATGGTCTCGCCCGGCGTGGTGATCTCCGGCTCGTTGGTGGAGAACTCGGTGGTCTCGCCCAACGTCCGGGTGCACTCCTGGGCCCACGTCGAGGGCTCGGTGCTGATGGAGGGGGTGGAGATCGGCCGGCACGCCGTGGTCCGCAACGCCATCCTCGACAAGAACGTGATCGTGCCGGAGGGTGCGGAGATCGGCGTGGACCTCGACCGGGACCGGCAGCGGTACACGGTCTCCCGCAACGGCATCGTGGTGATCGGCAAGGGCCAGCGGATCGAGGACTAG
- a CDS encoding glycosyltransferase produces the protein MKLGIIGPQGPDTFATNIGDAAQRMGHQVVPLGSGRPRHATLAGRAVQHVLESVPDVERRLHARLARAAQAHECDAVLSTNHALAAEAVAELRRARIPVALWYPDAVVNMGRQWMLLAPYSVVFTKDPLLARRLRDTLDINARYLPQACNPRWHRPMSEPATERTIVVAGNVYPSRLLLLRRLHEAGIPLSLYGAPVPRYLLPTMPPGLRMRPPIFREDKSRVFRGAAAVLNNLHPGEMTGVNLRTFEATGAGAAVLCEDRPVLADLYDPGREIVSFTTVAELIERARELLDEPRRTAEIGDAATKRAHAEHTYEHRLPELFAQLS, from the coding sequence ATGAAGCTCGGAATCATCGGTCCGCAGGGTCCGGACACGTTCGCCACCAACATCGGCGACGCCGCGCAGCGGATGGGGCACCAGGTCGTGCCGCTCGGATCCGGCCGGCCCCGCCACGCCACCCTGGCCGGCCGGGCCGTCCAGCACGTGCTGGAGTCCGTGCCCGACGTGGAACGCCGGCTGCACGCCCGGCTGGCCCGCGCGGCCCAGGCGCACGAGTGCGACGCGGTGCTGTCCACGAATCACGCGCTGGCCGCCGAGGCGGTGGCCGAACTGCGCCGGGCGCGGATCCCGGTGGCGCTGTGGTACCCCGACGCCGTGGTGAACATGGGCCGGCAGTGGATGCTGCTGGCGCCGTACTCGGTGGTCTTCACCAAGGACCCGCTGCTCGCCCGGCGGCTGCGCGACACGCTGGACATCAACGCCCGGTACCTGCCGCAGGCGTGCAACCCGCGCTGGCACCGGCCGATGTCCGAGCCCGCGACCGAGCGCACCATCGTGGTCGCCGGGAACGTCTACCCGAGCCGCCTGCTGCTGCTGCGCCGGCTGCACGAGGCGGGCATCCCGCTGAGCCTGTACGGCGCGCCGGTGCCGCGGTACCTGCTCCCGACGATGCCCCCCGGCCTGCGGATGCGCCCGCCGATCTTCCGGGAGGACAAGTCGCGGGTCTTCCGCGGTGCGGCCGCCGTGCTGAACAACCTGCACCCGGGGGAGATGACCGGGGTGAACCTGCGGACCTTCGAGGCCACCGGCGCCGGGGCCGCGGTGCTCTGCGAGGACCGGCCCGTGCTGGCCGACCTGTACGACCCCGGCCGGGAGATCGTGTCGTTCACCACCGTGGCCGAGTTGATCGAGCGGGCGCGCGAACTCCTCGACGAGCCGCGGCGCACCGCGGAGATCGGCGACGCGGCGACCAAGCGGGCGCACGCCGAGCACACCTACGAACACCGGCTGCCGGAGCTGTTCGCCCAGCTCAGCTAG